tttttatttacaacttAACCTAAAAATAACATTCTTAACATCATAGTCTTAAAAGGTATGATTACAGCTCCattgtatatcaaattttacAGTACTGTAAGTTACTAACATCTACACTGACTTGTTTCATTAAAGTACAGACAACCAATAAATAAGGTACCACCACCCCCCCTGAATCATTGCAAGTTATTAGTTATACAGATAATAAGCATTAGTATGCTCAATAAGAATAGggcaaaaatattgattaaattCTTTAGCAATAATTATAGTCCTACTTCTTGATTTTGAGGAATAATGTTGACACTGAACTTTGCGTGGTAGCTACTATTTGTGGCTGCTCAACTCTCCGTGGTGGTAACTGTCTTTGATCGAGTTAAACTTTGCCAAGGTGAAAATGTAATGGAGCTTGATATAAGGTAAATTATGAATGCAACGTATGCTGCTGTTATTGCGCACACAACAGTGGTGAACACTGCTCCACTCACTTCAGAGGAAAAGAACTCCAGCAAAAGATAGCCATTTATCACTATCACTAGAGCAGCCACAAGCCAGGAAACAGTCTGTATTGAAATCATAAGGATATCATGAATTGTGACTATTATACAATTGCCAAAAAATCAAAGCATCAAACTAAAAACACTGTCTGAACctaattaataatgattaaaaaaaggttaatagaTCTTTACCCCCTgcaatataggtcatttctggtttttccccctgtaaaattatttttttggcaacccttaaaaaaattagcaaGCAGCGCCAATCcacattgaaaaaatattaatgaggGGGTAGGTTACATGAAAGGAGGCCTTGAAACTGGTCTCTTTGGTAAGAATATGTCAATCTAGTTGAACTTAGGTAGAGAAATTATCAAAATCTCAGAGTCACAAACAATATTTGTCACATAAATTCATTTCAGTTTTGAATTATCTCCAACCTGAGAAGGAAAGACAGAATAGGTCTATATTGGGACATTTCTAAACTATCTCGTTGTTAAGAGTCACACATTTGATGAAATATGGCCTGAAATGTGAGTGGTGGACagtcctcaccttacaagccacTTTGGTAGGGGTTGAGTTAGGCCGAATCCAAATTTTAACATGGTATCAGTCTATCCAAGATCCATCGGACCACCCACTATTGAGCCATTCGGGTCACGCTCCAGATGTCCAGCACTAAGTGTGAGGGGGTGTACTAAGAGCCTCACATTGAATGATATAAGGTCTGAAATTGTGATTATAAATGGTGGACCAcgctcaccttacaagccgctTTTGCAAGGGTTGAGTTAGGCTCTACCCAAATGTTACAACTCTTTCCATGTTTTATATAACAGACATATAAGAATATGCAAATGGAAATTTCATGTCCAATAAGCTGACAATGGATAACTAGTAGGAGCAGTTCAACCAAAATGCAAAGGAATCATATACCTTGAGGACAGAGCCAATCTTGAAAGTGCCCATTATTCGTTCCTTTGAAACCAAACAAAGCAAGGGAATCAATGCGAAAGGGATTTGCACTGACTGAAGAACATTAAGCCATTCATTCAAAACATCTAATGATTCCTCTGAAGAATCAAATATAAGTGCAACTATCATAGTCGGGACGATTGCGAAACTCCGAGTAATCAACGCCCTCATCCATtttttcaacttcaaattcagAAAACCACCCATGATGAATTGTCCAGCATATGTACCAGTAATAGTGCTACTTTGACCAGCTGCTAATAACCCAATACCCCATATATACAGGATTGGGAATACTCCGCCTCCATACTTCTCCTGAAGGTACTGCCCTGCATTTACGAGACCGATCCTATTTGCTATTTCAGTACCATAAAAGCCCTTAGCAAACACAGTTGTgacaaatatattaataataaaggAAACAACAAGTGCAATGGTGGACTCTATGGAGTAGTAATTGAGAGCTTCTTGAACGCGGCCTTTCTTTTTGGGGTCAACCTGCCTGGATTGAACAAGAGCAGAATGCAAGAATACATTGTGAGGCATAATAATGCAACCAACAACTCCAACAGCTTGTTGTATAGTTCTGGAGCTAAGTTTAGGAACCAAAATACCTACAGAGGCAAATTGAAAGCATGTATCAGCTGTGAAGCATGAGCACACCTAGGAAATTGACTTCATAATGAAGACAATTTGCAgatgttcaaacttcaaatcgACGAAATAAACTGCTTACCAACAAGAACATCAACACCATCTGGCTTTGCTTCACCAAACATCCAAGCAAATGAGAGAGCCATAATAGCTATCAGAACAGCAAAAAAAGCTTCCAATTTCCTCACACCATAGTTctcaagaaagagaaaaatgaaactgGATCAAGGCAACCACATAAAagttaaatgtttaattttgaataatataCATTGTTCAAGAAGTACATTTGCTTCTTCCAATAGCTTCTTAAATGCCAAAACGAAAAAGCAAGACAATTGATCATGGATTCATCAATATTTCTGGTATTCAACATAATAATTTTTGTCTATGTTTTCTTCCCAATCCCAACAAGTTTACATGACATCTATGCGAGAGATTTCCAAAGGAATGAATCTAAGAAAGCACTCTAAAAGGTACGTTTCTTCatggatttgaaattcaaatcaatATGGCATGTTCTTTCAAAATTGAATGTATTTATTCATTAATCAATGCATCTTTTTAATTGAATCAATTCATAAAAGAATGTCCCTTTTTATCGGTTATTATTTCCCTTCATCAAGTAATATgagtttctctataaatagaacaaCTCTACATTCAAAAGGTCAGCAAAACACATCTGTTTCTTATCTAAACTCTGTCAAAGTAAAAACTCTAAACCATTTCTTGTCTTCTCTTCTCTTATGCACAAATTGAAGTTAGGTAGTACTATTCTACAAAGTACAAACTATCACTGTACCATATGTTTTGATAGGGGATGTGCAATCCATAACAAGAAACTCTAAATCTCAAAAGACATTCACAGTTACCCTCCTCTTACATCAAGTTTAGTAGGGGCATAAGGAACCTAAAACTTAGTGTCTCTACACACACTTTGAAGTAATTCTGCAATCATATTCTTCATCTGTACTCTATTTATTGCAGCATCCTCATCCATAGTACAACTAAAAAACACTATGACCCACTGTAATAATATCAAGAAAATCCAATTCCAAAACAATAATAAGATAATTTATCTCTATTTTAAACCTTAATCAAAGAAGATACTTCAAAATAATGTCATAAGTGGCCCAATAAGCTGACATCAAAGACTAAAAATAAAGGTTTTTAAGTTTGCAGGGTCAtgatccaaacaaaaaaagaaactacTAAAACCAGATAATGCTATAATTGCagagactaaaatcatatttaaacctaCTTTAAATGAAAATTACCAAAActgaaatttgtaaaaaaactaaaaaccatCTAAAGTAAATGAAATTTACCAATCTAAAGCAGTAATGACAACACCAGCCCAAAGAGGAACAAGGCCATTACTCAAAATCCTAATAGCAATGGCACTACCAATAACCTCTTGAATATCAGAACCAATTAAAGCAACTTCAGTCATCAACCAAAGAACAATCCTAGCCCAAGTAGGATACTCATCTCTACAAAGTTCAGCCAAATGTCTTCCCGTAGCAACACCTAACCTTGCTGACAAAAGCTGAATCAAAAGCCCCATAGCAGTAGCCCACATAAGAAGCCATAACAATGAATACCCAGCAATTGCACCAGATTGAAGATCTCCTTCCAAGTTTCCAGGATCCAAAAATGCTATACTCATTAGAAAACCTGGTCCACTGAATAACCAGAGTTTCTTCCATGAAAACGGTGGAATTCGTACTCCTGAGTCCACCTCGGCTTCATAGGCTTCTTCTTCGTCGgttccaacaacaacaaccttttCAGATGAATCGTAAGCcgtttcttctccttcttcttcttgttgttcTAACAGAGGTTGTTGGTGAGACATGCTGGTGGATAATGATTGGCTTTGCGGTTACGCTTGTGTGTTGTGTTTTCAGAGGTTGTAAAAAGAATGGTTTGAAAATTGGAACCAGTCACTGTCGAATGTGGAGTGGAGTTTTGAGTTAAGTAAATAGCACATCAAGATTGAAACATTATACTCTGTTTTGTTTTCAGTATAATTTGGTTCTGGTTTATCGATGAAAGAATAAAATCGTAGATTAATCACAGCTATAAACAATTCTTGTGGTCCCTGCAATTGGAATTCGGTTCCCAtttttttctcctcttttttctttagttttttattgtttttttattaaatcaaaaatatatatatatatatatatatatatatatatatatatatatatatatataaagaaacgtttattctcaatatttttattatttttctattttttaaaataaatattttatttaacaaaaatatctcaagAAACTTTGATCATATccactaaatatttttgtttattttttttatttaattcctaatattttatgtaacagaaatatctcaacaaactatatataatattttcaatactatcaattaaattttcacttttgaggAAAAAGAGCTTCAATTAGTTGCTAAATAATCTTTTAGCATCGTATTACTCAATTAGTTTTTTCATTGAGGAAAAAAATACTTacggttagttttttttatattatcttttagCAACATATTCTAATGCAAAAGTTAACTGTAAATAAATGAGATTTTGTTAATCACATATTTGGAGCAGATCGAAACTCAAACCTTCTTTTGAtctaaattttttctttgttcaggTTTAACAAACATctattcttttatttctttttactcatactttgatttttatatagCCCGATCTACCAAAAACTAACACATACAAGTTGCGGCGACCACGAGTGTTTGCATAGGAGTTGTGGATTGTTTTACTCTACTCCGTGGGAAACAATATCGCtattctctctatttttatttataattgagtTTGTGGTATCcattcttattttgttttatatttattattgttgttattattgatttcGTTCAGCAGTTTAGCAATCagtatttatttatgttgatgttcttttttttggttttatttattgGTTTACTAATGCTGGTGCGGTAGATTTTGTGAATTCATTAACAGTTATGATTGGTGCCATTATGAGGAATGTCTATAGGAAAACACACCTTTTCTAAATAACCAACCAATCACAAGTCAATTGTTTTTCTAaatagttataacttgctaaaagatgCATTTATAAAAAGTGTCTTCtaacaaaaccttttttttttttggaagaattcTAGcaaaacctatatatatatatatatatatatatacaccactttctaatcatactttttaatataacatgcttttatctttttgttatttttattttcgttCAAATTTGATTCCTAACTAACAaataaatttcatcattttggtTTTTCGATTTTCTTTTCTAGAAATTTTGACTACAAAATTTGACCTAATTGATAGCATAaccatcaacaataaatatagagtATCGAGGTTCAAGATTAGGATCATTAGAATGTGGAGAATGCCAAACTTTAAATATAGAGACCAGGTTAATTTAATCGATATGATTTTCATGGATGAAAAAGTGCGGatcgattttttttctttattaacaTTTACAAACTAACATGATTTTAcattatttaaagttatttttatatgatCATTAATCTTTACCgtttttatttgttatgttttactattgtttttagaACCGTTTTATGTATAGTTACTAGTGTAAcgccccgtgccaagcacgagatacattttatttaaatttttttaacagggTTTACACATAGATAAGTTTTTTAGATATTGTTTgacttttttagtttgatttcattcagaattttgatattatgtagTACTTTATCTTCGTATTTAAAATTAAGACAGAGTTGGCACGGACATGCCAACTCTgcttaaaatagtgagaaaaagtacaactatgcttaaaatataaaaatactataaataattactatattcttaaaaatatatctaattaataagaGGTATGATTACCTCTGTTATAATCTACCATTATGGCTCTGCCCTCTCTTTAGAAATCTTCCGCCACCTCGCCCCCTTTTTTCAAAACCTTCATCACTTACGATGTACCAACATGCAACGATGGTGCGATGAGTGGCGTCGTCCCCCCGCACCACCCTTTTTCCGGTTCCCACAACCATTCGTGTCGTTTGTTTCCGATTCAACCAGTACCGCATCTGCTACGGGTGGTGGTTGCTTAGTTGTTGGTATTCGTAAATTGTTGGTTGTCACCGGCGATCTTGTTTGGTTCTGTGTGTTGGCTTCTCAATGGCAGAACTCCGCGTTGGTTTGGTTGAAACCCGAAAGGGTCCGTTCTTTATCCTATATTTTGCCACCGTTTTAGACCTTTTTCGCCGCCGTGTGGATTGGTTATGGTAAGTCATTCGAATCCTCCGTCTCCTCCCTTTCTTTGGAGGTGGTTGCGGTTCTATGTTGGGTCAGAAATaactgttaatttgatgttgatcATAGCAGTAAACAGTTAGTGCGTGTGAATTTGTTAATTACCGTGTTGGTGGTTGAATCTACTCCCCACTCTCAAGAATATGTATGTGTTCGTATCCCATTAATCCTTGATTGACATGAGACCGTGTTGCCGTTGTTGCAGGGTGTTGATAGCACGTGATCCGATTTTGTATTGAAGATCGATCAATACGCCAAATTATAGACCCGATTTGCCCTCACAAACGTCTATCGTTAATGGTATTCGtttgttagaattaattagGGTTGAACCCACTTTGTTGATCTTTTTTTGATGTATTACCCGTTAGGATGGATCCACTTGGATTGACTGGATCATATTTTTTGTCCTCTCAgatcttatataatttttttcctttttttaataatatatatgagcaattgGCAATCGATTAAAGTAGGGTACCAACttaattgagattattctttttgctcttgtcttataaaaatataataaaaaatctaccaCTTTGAATAaagctattactttttttatttaatcactctcggatttcaattataaaaaaaatatccaagttcaaaaatttacttatatgcaattagttttctcgaatgtttctaaaaaaatataaaattatgaaaagtacCATCTATTGTaacttgtttcatgagaataaaaaaatattaaaaataaaacttacatgaattaaaatgtatattaggataaataacattaaatagagtcaaaataagttatatatattttttttttaatttaagataataaaatgtagttgtttatttgttatatCTAAGATTGGAGAgagtccctaaaaaaatattggagagAGTATTTCTCTCCAAAGCAAATTATCTCTAGTGAGAAAAATTTcagaaaacaattttatttaatctcatatcttaattttttttaattagagatCAAGCGtcacaaattaaaacaatctAACCTAATTTCGTTATGTTttagtgtagtttttttttttttgagagatgtTTTAGTGTAGTTATGATTTCCAATTCATAGTTTCCCCTTTTTTCCAAGCAAACACTTCATCCTTTTAATGTTCCTAACCGAAATCCACAAACTAAAACCTTGATCAAACATGGGGAAAAAAAGGTAGGAGATCTATGTCAACCCACTCAATTTCATGCAAGTTCTTCAACTCCAATGGTGATCATAAGAGTAAGATTAAAAAATTCTTCTAGTATGCTAATGTGGGATAGATCAGGCAACTAAAAATAAAGGTACTTCActtttgaaacaaataaaatggttcaagtaaatgaataaatatgtacCTTTTAATGGTATTAAATAATCAAGTTGATAGTTATAAATACTTATCTAGGAACAACTtaacttttgcaacaaaattGTCAGATTCGCCTTTTTAAATTTACCGGAAGATAGAAAAAAGAGTACGTTCAAACTGACATctcttaaaaattaattgacaaataattaaaataataattaaatatcataatgtattatatattaaaaatgaaaacaaatagaTTTTACCCATTCGAATTCAATTTAATGTTCTTGTAATGTATCTTTGTATTCTCCTTCAATATCCACCACAAttggtttaatttctttcattcttcaaggcttacttaagtaaaaattattttattgaattctTATTATTTTGAGTGTGGAGAGAGTGCGGAAGCTAGTAAAGTCAATTGGTTTAAGTGAGATAAGGTGTGTCTTGGTCGATATAGTTGTTGCTTGAGGGATCATATAATGCagaattttaatttatctttgttaCGTGAATAGTTTTGGAGGCTGATATGGATCAATGAGTTTGCATTTTAGAGTTTTAGCTTCTTAGAATAGGTTGGGTGAGTTCATGTGAAGAGTGAGGACAATTAGGCGTATGTGTGGTAAAATTACTTCCATGGTGTTAAAATAGAGGCGGAGATGGGGATTAGAAATTGGTTTGACGACAACTTGATGATAGTGGAGAGTAATGAGAAAAATACTCCTTTTTTTGCAATGATTCGTGGTTGTAGAGTGGTACTTTGTGTGATATATTTAGAAGAACTTTTGAGTTATATCAAAATAACTCTATGCCATTTAAGGAGATACGTAGGTTAGGGTTGGATGGGGTGGAGACGGTGTCATGGAATTTTTCTTGGAATGAGGTGCAGGggatatattgttgttatttgttggacaacattatttttaaggctagcgttttttataagtttctttAAAGTTGATCGTGGTGAAAGGTACCCTGACAAAGGGGTATATCATCTAGTTGCAAGTGGAGCATGATGAACCTATGGCTCTAAAAAATCTCATTAGGAACAAAGTAGCTCCTCTAAACGTCTCTCTCTTTTCGTGGAGGCTCTTGAATATCTGAATTCTAATAAATGGCAACTTAGCTTGATGGagtatttaaaatatgaacttatttttatgttctggcagatgtgaaaaagaggagaattatcttttttatttttagtgtgaaTTCTTTGGTAGCATATGACATAATATTCTAAAGTGGTTGAAATTATTGTGTTCTTCCAATTAATTATTGTCAGGGTACTCTTCATTTCAGTGGTTCTCAattgttccaaaaaaaattgttttagttttcagttgattttgctgacttgcatttggattattttggaaagaaaaaattcttacatttttgTCACAAGAACCAGTTTATGGTGTTGTTAGATAAATTATATTTCTCGTTTATTGGATACAAAATGCTAAGCAATCATGTATGTATTTTGAGTTGAAATGTTGGTGGAATAATCTTTCTACTTCTCTTGGTTATTCTACCTCATGATTTGATTCTTTTGTATCTATGCATCTTGAactttgtattttcctttattgggcacatcttgtgcttgaagtgtttttaatataattgatttgaggtcttcaTACAAACAAAATCCACCGCAGTCAAGACACCAACTACATCAATATATAACTTATTTCATGTTGTTAGAAATGGATGGGGGTTTGAAATtagtttgatgataaaaatatgattcaaattacatttCATGTCGTAAGAATCATTAAAAACATCATATGCAGTGTAAACGAATACatgtttgtagggaccaaagaagatttagatattttgatttttgtgttaattgtaAAATTCAGTTTTTATTCGTTGTGTGATGGTTTATACAAACCACTGTTGCAAGCAAAATCAAATGAGGAAATCGTgaacaccattccctcttggagttgctccttgaacttgtagatcaATGTTCTTCGTATAAACGCACCTATTCGATCACCCTAGataataaagattaaaatactatactttaaacaaaaacaaaaacaaaaacaatatgaaaaaaGTACCTTTCGATCCATTAGAACCAACTCGATagaaaatgatagttttttctttttgtagtcTTGAACAAACCAAACACGAACAACCATCACAACCAATGTCCACGATTATTTTCTCGGCCAAACATTAGAGATGAAGTCGTGTTTGATAGACGTTTttctttgcaatagaaaaaaataaaaaaattacttagaaTATAGATATCAGAGAACCAGAGAACAAAAATAgaagaactatattttgtgattgttgtgtactcGTACCCAAAAGCgctactatttatatagaaaaatagtatcataacggttaatatctattaattattaatttgaccgttttaaaattaatattatcaacgtatttagtattataaaatgtgtattaaataattagattatatttcatgtaacctacaaaaaattaatttcataacatttaaaattcaataatatcttattaatattaagtaatataattttgtaacgaataaaaattaattatataaccttaaaaCCTATTtactacaattaaatttttaattagtaggttaCTATCATAGTGTAACagaccaaaattcaaaaaataatttattcaagttatttattataattttgtaacttaccaaatttttaatgtattatataaatgttaatcgaataataattatattaataatcatttgattgtaacgtacaaatttttaatgtataatataatttttaatcgaaacaattattatattaataattatttgattgtagCCAACTGTGTATTTTATGTACaaattaatgattaataaaaaacagtttttaataataattataattattaagtttgtattaaaaattaggagaaacttttggaacaaatgccaagtatgattatgatgatgtggaCATCTTTAGAGGAGAGGATTTTGGAATAGGCTATttctaaaaactctaaattgttagtataaagattCACATTTTTTGTTGACTTTTGTTGCTTCTAATATTCTAGGGGAGCAAAATTTAATATTCTAGGGGAGCAAAATTTAATGCACTGTGTAGAGTGATAAAGTTGCAAAATATCAATCTATGTTGGTTGAGGGAATGTGTTACGAGATAACAAATATCTCCGTTTCAAAgaacaaatataaatttaaaccaACTTACCATGATTATAGACTATTTTTTAAGGATGCGACACTGTGGAGCCTATTGATGACTCAATTGTTCCTTTTTATGCATTCAAGTTTACAtcatatgataaaattattaaagttaagaatgaagattcacacCTAATTGGTATTTttaaggagtttttttttttgaaaaaaaatctattacctatttatttgttatagttttttttttattgtattggATATTAACTTCACCTTTCACATTTTTGTAAGATATTATTGGAGTATTACCTGCAAAGGGAGAACTCACAGAATACAAAAATGGTGTCCAGTCAACCAATTAATTGCCTatggagttggatgatcttgagtaaatattatttaatgttttttgttccactttgataaactattttgtgatttataatttaatttgataaacttctgtaatttataatttaatttatttgcagAGGAAGGGAGAAACTCAGGTGCACACTATGGAGAGAATATGCAAATCAACTTACTGGCTTTATCTctgaaaattcaaatataccaattattttgatattgcaATTGGCTaagtttaaattatataaaggtaattttcttaagaaattcTTACCTATTTTAactttaagtttatttttttccttatatgaTATAAATCGATCATATTCTAActattaaaaaagttattgtCATATGTcttaaaaacattattttatcgATAAAAGTAGTATAccttttaatatattaatttattttatttatacaaaatataaatattattttctattactATAAGTCGAATTTTGATAACTTATTTAGGTGCAAAATTAAagtcaataatttttttgagggataaaGTCAATATTTGTTGGTTAAA
Above is a genomic segment from Medicago truncatula cultivar Jemalong A17 chromosome 5, MtrunA17r5.0-ANR, whole genome shotgun sequence containing:
- the LOC11407831 gene encoding metal transporter Nramp3 → MSHQQPLLEQQEEEGEETAYDSSEKVVVVGTDEEEAYEAEVDSGVRIPPFSWKKLWLFSGPGFLMSIAFLDPGNLEGDLQSGAIAGYSLLWLLMWATAMGLLIQLLSARLGVATGRHLAELCRDEYPTWARIVLWLMTEVALIGSDIQEVIGSAIAIRILSNGLVPLWAGVVITALDCFIFLFLENYGVRKLEAFFAVLIAIMALSFAWMFGEAKPDGVDVLVGILVPKLSSRTIQQAVGVVGCIIMPHNVFLHSALVQSRQVDPKKKGRVQEALNYYSIESTIALVVSFIINIFVTTVFAKGFYGTEIANRIGLVNAGQYLQEKYGGGVFPILYIWGIGLLAAGQSSTITGTYAGQFIMGGFLNLKLKKWMRALITRSFAIVPTMIVALIFDSSEESLDVLNEWLNVLQSVQIPFALIPLLCLVSKERIMGTFKIGSVLKTVSWLVAALVIVINGYLLLEFFSSEVSGAVFTTVVCAITAAYVAFIIYLISSSITFSPWQSLTRSKTVTTTES